In Ruminococcaceae bacterium R-25, one genomic interval encodes:
- a CDS encoding polyphosphate kinase has translation MAVKKNAAGRKANTTENKKQGTVKKTAKKPAEKKAVVKKSAAKKTVDKKPAVKKAASFVASPDISKADYNESSASFLSGNACFYNRELSWLEFDDRILHEARDSKNPLLERLNFLSITASNLDEFYIVRVASLRDMQSIDFAERDIAGFSIDEQLERIDQKTRRTMSLMYSTYNRSLVPSLAQEQIFLRNYDELSDQLKAIADSYFKAVLYPIITPMAVDSSRPFPLIYNRMLNMCVMLENEPKKIKLQERATDGISNAKRTVNEEKYMYATVQIPTVVKRLYQIPTEEGDVFVPVEQIIRANVDMLFNGQTVVATAFYRVMRNADLDIDEDEAEDLLKEIEAQVRRRRFGEIIRLEVQDDIESDLLHYIVNELEVDEADIFSVNGPIDLTFLSKLTSACKAKHPELCYKAHEPAEAASFDGPVSGLDIFEQIREKDRIVHHPYETFEPVLEFVKQAARDPNVLAIKQTLYRVSDRSPIIASLLEAAQNGKQVMVLVELKARFDEENNINWAKKLENAGCHVIYGLVGLKTHSKITLVVRKEEDGIRRYLHLATGNYNDVTAKIYTDLGLFTANESFGEDASEFFNMLSGFSIPQSWRRLIPAPLWMKDYFISRIRREAENARAGKPARIIAKINSLVDETVIKALYTASNAGVKIDLIVRGICCLRAGIPGMSENITVRSITGRFLEHSRIFYFYNEGYEDIYLASADWMPRNLNRRVELLFPIEDPDCRARVKEVLDVELADTVRAHFLSPDGSYHKLDLRGKEKLDSQQKLIDLADAAVAERHKSIDKHEFIPEESPRE, from the coding sequence ATGGCAGTCAAGAAAAACGCCGCCGGGCGCAAGGCAAATACAACAGAAAATAAGAAACAGGGGACTGTAAAGAAAACCGCGAAAAAGCCTGCTGAAAAGAAGGCTGTGGTTAAAAAGTCTGCTGCAAAAAAGACAGTGGATAAAAAGCCTGCCGTAAAAAAGGCTGCTTCATTTGTTGCTTCACCTGATATCTCAAAAGCTGATTACAATGAATCCAGCGCGTCTTTCTTAAGCGGAAACGCTTGCTTTTATAACCGTGAGCTTTCCTGGCTCGAGTTTGATGACCGTATTCTTCACGAAGCAAGAGATTCGAAAAATCCTTTGCTCGAGAGACTTAATTTCTTATCCATCACTGCATCAAACCTCGATGAATTCTACATCGTAAGAGTTGCTTCCTTAAGGGATATGCAGAGTATCGATTTTGCCGAGCGCGACATCGCAGGTTTTTCTATTGATGAGCAGCTCGAGAGGATAGACCAGAAGACCAGAAGGACTATGTCACTGATGTATTCGACATACAACAGATCACTTGTTCCTTCACTTGCACAGGAACAGATCTTCTTAAGAAACTATGACGAGCTGTCAGATCAGCTCAAAGCAATAGCGGATTCATATTTCAAGGCAGTTCTCTATCCCATCATCACACCGATGGCGGTAGACTCATCAAGACCTTTCCCGCTTATCTATAACCGCATGCTCAACATGTGCGTAATGCTCGAAAATGAGCCCAAGAAGATCAAGCTCCAGGAAAGAGCGACCGACGGCATCAGCAATGCAAAGCGTACAGTTAATGAAGAAAAATATATGTACGCAACGGTCCAGATCCCTACGGTCGTTAAGAGACTTTATCAGATCCCGACTGAGGAAGGCGACGTTTTCGTTCCTGTCGAGCAGATCATCAGAGCCAATGTTGACATGCTCTTTAACGGACAGACTGTAGTAGCTACGGCATTCTACCGCGTTATGCGTAATGCCGACCTCGATATCGACGAAGATGAAGCAGAAGACCTCTTAAAAGAGATCGAAGCGCAGGTAAGAAGACGCAGATTCGGTGAGATCATAAGGCTTGAAGTCCAGGATGATATCGAATCAGATCTTCTGCATTACATCGTAAACGAGCTCGAAGTAGATGAGGCCGATATTTTCAGCGTTAACGGTCCTATCGACTTAACGTTCCTCTCAAAGCTTACTTCCGCATGCAAGGCAAAGCATCCCGAATTATGCTACAAGGCACATGAACCTGCCGAAGCAGCTTCATTTGACGGCCCTGTCTCAGGACTCGATATTTTCGAGCAGATAAGGGAAAAGGACAGGATCGTCCATCACCCTTATGAGACTTTTGAACCTGTATTGGAGTTCGTAAAGCAGGCAGCAAGAGATCCTAATGTATTAGCTATCAAGCAGACCCTCTACCGCGTATCCGACAGGTCTCCGATCATCGCATCGCTCCTCGAAGCAGCCCAGAACGGTAAGCAGGTAATGGTACTTGTTGAGCTCAAGGCCAGATTTGATGAAGAGAACAACATCAACTGGGCTAAGAAACTTGAGAACGCAGGATGCCATGTAATCTACGGACTTGTAGGCCTTAAGACGCACAGTAAGATAACCCTGGTCGTCAGAAAGGAAGAAGACGGAATCAGAAGATATCTGCACCTTGCGACAGGCAACTATAACGATGTAACTGCAAAGATCTATACGGACTTAGGCCTGTTCACGGCTAACGAGTCATTCGGTGAGGATGCTTCCGAGTTCTTTAACATGCTCTCAGGATTCTCTATTCCGCAGTCCTGGAGAAGACTCATTCCGGCTCCTTTGTGGATGAAAGATTATTTCATCTCCAGGATCAGAAGAGAAGCCGAAAATGCCAGGGCAGGAAAGCCGGCGCGCATAATCGCGAAGATCAATTCTTTGGTTGATGAGACAGTTATTAAAGCTCTGTACACGGCTTCTAATGCCGGCGTTAAGATCGACCTCATCGTCAGAGGCATCTGCTGCTTAAGAGCAGGAATCCCCGGTATGAGCGAGAATATCACTGTCCGTTCGATCACAGGCAGATTCCTTGAGCATTCCAGAATTTTCTATTTCTACAATGAAGGTTACGAAGACATTTATCTTGCATCCGCAGACTGGATGCCGAGAAACCTTAACCGCCGTGTAGAACTTCTTTTCCCGATCGAAGATCCTGACTGCAGAGCCAGAGTCAAGGAAGTCCTTGATGTTGAACTTGCTGACACCGTAAGGGCTCATTTCTTATCGCCTGACGGTTCTTACCACAAGCTCGATCTGAGAGGCAAAGAGAAGCTTGATTCACAGCAGAAACTCATTGATCTTGCTGATGCAGCGGTCGCCGAGCGCCATAAGAGCATTGATAAACACGAGTTTATTCCGGAGGAAAGTCCCAGAGAGTAG
- a CDS encoding ABC-2 type transport system ATP-binding protein, with the protein MEFVISHLVKSYGSKQVLKDVDFVFEEGKIYGLLGRNGSGKTTFFNCVNGDIDFNSGSFFFRENGDSQNVIPLKPDDIGYLVSTPTVPEFMTGREFLKFFLEVHEEITPDKTIDEYFDYMMVPEDDRDRLLKDYSHGTKNKMQMLLNIIASPKLMLLDEPLTSLDVIIAEEMKNVIRGQKQGRITIFSTHLLDVAVDLCDEIVLLHNGKLEPIDKSNLGDSAFKDKIIAALKDEDDA; encoded by the coding sequence ATGGAGTTTGTAATAAGCCATTTAGTTAAGAGTTACGGCTCAAAGCAGGTTTTAAAAGACGTTGATTTTGTTTTCGAAGAAGGAAAGATATATGGCCTTCTGGGACGGAACGGATCAGGCAAGACAACGTTCTTTAACTGTGTAAACGGTGATATCGATTTTAATTCCGGTTCGTTCTTTTTCCGCGAAAACGGAGATTCACAGAATGTGATCCCGCTCAAGCCTGACGATATCGGATATCTCGTTTCAACGCCTACCGTGCCTGAATTCATGACGGGCAGGGAGTTTTTGAAGTTCTTCCTGGAAGTTCACGAAGAGATCACTCCCGATAAGACGATCGATGAATATTTTGATTACATGATGGTTCCTGAAGACGACCGTGACAGGCTTCTTAAGGATTATTCGCACGGCACGAAAAATAAGATGCAGATGCTCTTAAACATCATTGCATCACCTAAGCTCATGCTCCTGGACGAGCCTCTTACTTCATTGGATGTCATTATTGCTGAAGAGATGAAGAACGTTATAAGAGGCCAGAAGCAGGGGAGGATCACCATTTTCTCGACGCACCTTTTAGATGTTGCCGTAGATCTTTGTGATGAAATAGTTTTGCTTCATAACGGGAAGTTAGAACCGATCGACAAGAGCAATCTCGGCGATTCGGCGTTCAAGGATAAGATAATTGCCGCTTTAAAGGACGAAGACGATGCTTAA